The nucleotide sequence CGGCGGCAGCGCGGTCTTGGAAATCCCCGGTGACGCCCCAGGCGGCGATGACTCGTTCGCATTTGGCGGCGGCTTCGAGGAGGGACGCGTCGTTGCCGGGGCCCACGGGATCGGGCGCGGCCATCATTTCCTTGGGGTAGGGCGTGCGCTGACCAAAGAGATTGCCCATGTGAAATCCGTCCATGCCTTCGCGACGACAAAATCCCGCGATCCGCGTGAGGGTGGGATCGAGTTGGTTCTCATCGGCCGTGCTGGGATTGAGCCCGATCCACAACATGAAACGTTCGCCGCCGAAGAGCGGATCGAACCGATGGATGAGCGAGTAGCGGTGGACGCGGTCGGAGGAGAATTGGCAAAGGTTGTCCAAGACGCTTTTTAATCACGATTGATTGGCCGGAGACACGCCGGAAATGGGCGGTTTCGCTCGAATCGGGGGCGCGGGTGGGTCGCCGCCGGCATCTCGTGGGAATACGACCGGGGCTTAACGCCTATCATTCTGAAGGATAAATTCATGTGCCGTGGTTTGTCCTTTGGCCGCTTTTGCGCGATTCGTCATCTGTTCCCTCCATTCCCTGTTCTGTTGACCATGAAACTACCCGCTGCTCTTCGCTTCACATCGCTCTTCGCCACTGGTCTGGCTTTGCTCTCGATTACCGTTTCGGCGCAGGAGCCGTTGAATTTCCCCGCGCCCAGCCCGACCGCCAAAGTGGCCCAGACCGTCGGGTTGACCGAAGTGGAGATCGTCTACGCACGTCCCGCCATGAGGGGCCGCAAAATTTTCGGTGCGCTGGTGCCGTATGATGCCATCTGGCGCACGGGGGCGAATCAGTCCTCCAAGATTTCCTTCAGCG is from Synoicihabitans lomoniglobus and encodes:
- a CDS encoding DUF1643 domain-containing protein — translated: MDNLCQFSSDRVHRYSLIHRFDPLFGGERFMLWIGLNPSTADENQLDPTLTRIAGFCRREGMDGFHMGNLFGQRTPYPKEMMAAPDPVGPGNDASLLEAAAKCERVIAAWGVTGDFQDRAAAVVKLLAGFDLWCLGTTKAGHPRHPLYVKADQPLVRWTP